One genomic window of Cannabis sativa cultivar Pink pepper isolate KNU-18-1 chromosome 2, ASM2916894v1, whole genome shotgun sequence includes the following:
- the LOC115720933 gene encoding large ribosomal subunit protein eL38z/eL38y has translation MYGRRVVLYPSSTLPTSRAPSISTMPKQIHEIKDFLLTARRKDARSVKIKRTKDAVKFKVRCSKYLYTLCVFDAEKANKLKQSLPPGLSVQDL, from the exons ATGTATGGGAGGAGAGTGGTACTATACCCTTCTTCAACTCTGCCTACCTCACGAGCTCCATCGATCTCAACCATG CCTAAGCAAATCCATGAGATCAAGGATTTCCTTCTTACTGCAAGAAGGAAGGATGCTCGTTCAGTAAAAATCAAGAGGACCAAAGATGCTGTCAAGTTCAAGGTCAGATGCTCCAAGTACCTCTACACACTTTGTGTCTTTGATGCTGAGAAGGCTAACAAGTTGAAGCAATCCCTTCCCCcag GTTTGAGTGTTCAAGACCTGTGA